The genomic segment gaggGAATAGAGTTTTACAGGCAAAGGGACCGCAATACATGCAAAAGAGTTAGAGGAGGCACGAAGTGCCAGGAAGCGCAGCACAGAAAGCAAAGCCAAGGGTGCTAGAAGATGGAACTGGAACCGCAGGCGAGGGCAGGCCAAGCAGGGTACTTTAAGGAGTGTGGCTCTGTCCTAAGGGTAATGGACAACTACTGCAGAGATTCAGGCCCGGGGAGGCCTCCATAAGATCTGTTCTCAGAAGTGCACTCCAGCTGCGTGGAGATGGGCTGGTGGCGCAGTGTTCTGAGAGACCGGGGTAAAACGGGTGAAattggccagagtactggagtaggcgcAATCTAGGCGTGGCGTGCCCCGAGACGGCGAACGTTCGGGGCGAGATATGTGAACACGGGGCTCGGATCCTGGACACGCCGAGTCCGAGGTATCCCCGCGTCGTGCAGACCGGGCTCCTCCGGCAGCGGTCCCCTCCCTGCCCGCGTCCCTCACCGAGCCCCGGGTGCCCGCGGCGCCCGGCCCCGCCCACCTGTCCGCGCGCTCCCGGGAGAGCCGGGGTCCGGCTCCAAATCCTGGACCTGACGCAGGACTGACGTCAGGTCGACGGTGTCGCGCGCCTCGTAGACGGCGCCCACGCAGTCCCCGAGCAGCGCGCCGGCCAGGCAGCCTCGGAAGCGGGAGAGGGAGCGTGCCGCCCCAGCCCCTCCGCAGCCCGCCGCCGTCatcgctgccgccgccgccatcCGCGCGGACTCGCCGCCACTTCCGGCGTGGCGGGCGCGCGCCCCCACTGCGCGGCGTCTCAGGCCCCACAGCGCCGCCCCGCGGCCCGGAGTCGCAGAGCCCCCCACGAGAGACCAGGGGCGGTCCCCTGGTCAGATAGGGTCCGGTCTATGTCTTTAGCCCGCATTTCCGCGACTtgtaagggctttcctggtgcctcggatggtaaagaatccacctgcattctttaccatctgatcgggaagatcctctggagaaggaaacggcaacccacgccagtatccttgcctggagaattctatggacagaggtgtgtgtgtgtgtgtgtgtgtgtgtgtgtgtgtgtgtgtgtgaattccatggacagaggagtgtgtgtgtgtgtgtgtgtgttagtcgctcagtcgtgtccgactctttgcgaccccatgaactgtagcccaccaggctcctttgtccaagggattctccaggcaagaatactgaagtggattgccattcccttctccagagaaggtgCTTACGGGGAACAacttaacagaggagcctggtggactacaattcatgtggttgcaaagagtcggacccgactgagcaactgacactttcacttttccccagaGTTGTAAAGGGGGTCCTAGCCGGCTGGTCGGCCACTGAAGGGCCCTGGAGAGCTGGGCAATGAGGCAGACCTTTGGGTCACTGTCCCCCCTCCCCTGCACGGTTGGCCAGCTGTCCAACCATAGGGTGGCCCCTATTCAGGCCTGGGTGCCCACCTCCAAGCCCTCCCCATCACCCTAGCCCGCTCTGGGCCTCCTCTAGGTATGGAGAGGGGGCAGAGCTGGTTAGAGGTCACACCGCTGGAGTCCAAGGGTGCTGGCTTTAGAGATGGTGTTTCCCATCTTTGCACCTCCACACACAGGAGGGTCAAGAGCCCTCTCTCCCGCTGGCTACATGCAGGGGGAGCAGAGAACCCTCTGGACTGAGAATCCCGACCTTTATTAGATTCGTTCTCTCCGCTCCCCCCATCCCTTCCATTTTCAACCagctttcctctcctccctcagcCCCCTGCCTAGGCCAGCTCCAGCTGGCAGGTCTTGAGTGGACTCAGGGTGCGGTTTGTGGTGCGGGTGAAGGTGTCCACCTCAGGCACAAACTTCTCCGCAGGCACGGTCAGCTTCCGACGGGTGTCCATGCACTTGGTGTCCAACAGCATGGAGTTGGCCTTGCAGGCGATGTCAGCCTGCAGCCGGGCCAGATGCTTGTACAGGGCATCCAGAGCGTCCCTGGGGAGCAGGCATTAACAGCCCACCGCCCCCAGCATGAGACTGAGAACTCAGGGCTGACTGAGCTCACCAGCCTTGAGCCAggaagccagcagggaagcccgcAGGCAGCCAGGGACCCCAGTGGTGGGAGGTATCTCCCCGCCCCTCCTGCCCGCTCCCTAGACCTACTGTGCCTGAGCCAGCTTCTGCTTCAGGGCGGCAATGGTTGCCTCTAACTGGTGAACCTCGTCGGTGAGGCCGTACTGTGCCTGGAGGCAGAGGGGCAGGTTGGGAATCCCAGGTCAGCCATACTAGTCTTCTGCCCACAGGCCTGGGGGGTGGTTGCCCTGCGCCAGCACCCCTGCCCCACCAGAAAGTGAGTCATCCTGAGGAACCTTAGCAGGGGGCCTGTGCCCCGCTGGGGTGCCCTCGCACCTGGTCCCTGCAGAGTTCCACGCTGGGCCGGTAGGTCCTGGCCTCTAGCCGTGTGTGGCACAGCTTCAGGTTCTGTAACTTTCTGCGCAGGTCCTCCTCCAGGTGCCGGATGTCCTCATGCAGCTCGGCAATCTCCTCCAAGGTCTGCGGGGACAGAGTGCCCAGTCTCCACTGGTTACCCAGTCCAGGGCTTCCTGGCAGGGCTCATCTCACAGCCGGAAGTCCATGCCCCAGGAGACCACGTGGAGAAGGCTCACATTCTTCTCTTGCCACTTGAGCTCACTGTACAGTTTCTCCATCTCCCGCAGCCGCTTCCTGAAGGCGAATTCCGTGGCAACCCTCTGGGCTTCCAGCTCGTTGTTGGTCTGAGGACAGGAAGTAGGCAGGGCAAAGGGAGGGAATAAGCTCTGGCCACCTGAGGGTGTCGCTCAGGTGCAGGGAGGGATGCCATAAGACAGAGACCGAAAGACAAGGGTGTGTGAGTGCCCGCTGGGGCCAGCTCTTAGCCATGGAGGAtcgaggaggtggtggtgggggactcACCTCAGCAATAGTGAGGGCGATGGCCTGCCTCAGCTCAATGGCCTTTTTCATCTCAGCCTCTCCATGGTCCTTGTTGAACCGACTGAAGTCATCCCACTGCTGGAGTGAGGTGGAGCTGCAGGCGGCAGGAAATAGTAAGAGCATGGCCTctgcggggagggagggagagggagtgaAATGTCCTTCTTACCCATTGGGCACACGTGTGGGATTGATCTTCAGAGAGATGTTCGGGGACGTGAGGTTGAGAGAGAGGCAGCCTCTGTCAATGTCCAGTGTCTCCATTTTGCCACGATGGTCAGAGTTGAGCCGCTGTCGGGCTTCCTGCAGGAGGCTGGGGTGGCGGAAGAGACTGGATCAGTGAACCATCCCTCCAAAGTAGCCCCGGAACACAGTCCCCCACCCTGGTACTGAAGGGACAGGGAGGGATGGGAAAGCTGAGCTGAcagaggagctgctgctgcagtTGAGACAAAGATGGGCACAGCTGGATGAGCCCCCTACAGACAAAATTAGGGCACCCAAATGCTTGTACACACCCACAGGGCACACTCAAATAGCTACACCCACATGGCTCACGTGCCCAGAAAGTCAGGGATGATGGCAAATGGACTCATCCCTCATGTTTCCAATCAATAGATAATGGCTGCTGAGAGCAGTGTCACGAGAAGTATTCTGAGACCATGTCCAAGTGGTGCAAAAAGTGCTACGATCAGTGAGTGAGTGGTTTCTGCCATGGGCACAGAGGGGGCAGAAGGCAGCCTGAGAAGCAGTGACTAGTTACCCATGATACACAGGTTCTGGGTTGAAAACACAGCCTCCCAAGGCAGGGGAACATGAGAATGCCGTGTCTTTCTCTTACAAGAGCTTCTCAAAGGCCTGGCTGATCTTCTGTTGCAAGGCCTTCTTGGTGGCCTCAATGACCTCCACCTCTTTGTGCAGCTCCTCCTCCACAGGGTCCTTCACCACATCAATGTCACGCCGACTCTCCCGCAGGGTCAGGCATTCAATTGCCACATCCAGAGGTAGGTTCTTGGCCTGTAGGTTTTGCTCCGCTGACTCTTTCATCTAGAAGAGAGAGGGCACAGGGGGCTGGTGGGGCCATCCTACTGGGAAGCAGCTCTCATCACCACTTTAGCCAAGGGGACAGTGAGTGACTCAGATGGACAAGCCACCAAATACCCAGACCCgaaagaggggaaggagaggaggtcGTCCTTGAGCAGGATCTCCTGGCACCCTGCCCTGGCTCCCTGCCTGTGCCAGGGCGTCAATCTCAGCATCTAAATCCGTCAGACACTTGTCCAGCATCTCCTTCCATCGGCTGATAGTATCGATCCTCTCTGCCAGCCGCGTCCTATTGTCATGTTCATCCCAAATGGTCtggaagagacagacacagaTAAAGAGGCTGTCGGGGGCTGGGAGCTATCCTTTCACCACCCAGCTGGACTCTGGACCCCCAACCTGGTTGTTGGTCTCGTTGCGGAGGACCCGGGCCTCCTGGCGGATCTGGTGTGAGGCATCTCGCTGGCGCTCGGCATTGGTGGACAACAGGTAGCTGTTGGTCTGCCAGTCCGGCAACCGGAAGCGTGGACTGGGCTTGACGCTCAGCGTGGCCATGGTGCAGGTCCTGAAGGGTCAGGCCCCCAGGCCTGTTCCAGGACACCTAACTCTGCAGGAGGGGGCAAACAGGTGGCAGGAGACCACGCAGGAGAGCctctcctggactgcagcccctCTAAAGGACATGCTCCTGTCCACTTTGCTTCAATTCCCTTCCTTCTGGAAGCCTGCTTGGGAACAGCTCTCCCTACATTCAACTGTTTGAGGCATTAACTAAGTTTCCTCCCACCCGACTATCCACAGACACAAACTGTGGCACCCTTCCCTTACTGTGGCACCTTCACCCTGGAGCAGGTGAAAGGGGATAATGGGGTCcctctgggtgtgtgtgttagaCCAGGTGCTTAGTAGGGCTGGCAGAGTGGGTGGGTAGCAGGAATCGTTGTTGTTTAGCAggaattgttgctgtttagtcgctaagtctgatccgactctttgcaaccccgtggactgtagccctctgtccatggggtttcccagacaagaatactggagtgggttgccatttccttctccaggggatcttcccgacccaggaattgaacttgcctctcctgcactggaaggctgattctttagggctgaaccaccagggaagccctagtgttagtctctcagtcatgtccgactctttgcgaccccatggactgtagcccgccaggatgttctgtccatggaattctccagacaaagatactggagtgggtagccattccctctccaggggatcttccccacccaggcgccgaacccgggtctcctgcactgcaggcggattctttaccgtctgagccacccggggaagcccagggaagccctgggtagcAGGAAAAATAGACCTTAATCCAATTTCCATCCCTACTTGCAGCAACTAAAGtcctgtgggttttcttttctttccctgcccTAGCTTTGGGACAAGATCCGGAGGGATCGAAGAGAAGGAGCCCTGTTCTCCGTTTGGAAAAGACAGGCTAGTCTTGCCGGGGGCTACAAGTTGGCTCTAGGGAATTGGGGGTGGGGGCGCTGGTCCCCTCCCCACCTGGCCGTCACGTTCCCTCTCTCCGCCCTctactggaggaggaggaggagaggggggcagTGAGGGATCCCCACTGGGAGGAGCCGGGCTTTGTCTGgttcccagcccagcccctcccgTCCTCTCCCAGGATAGTCATCTTTAGTTTATATTACTACCCCGGCAcgaagaaaggagagggagggagatcggccctgggtgtAAGCACCCCGCCTCCGCCAGCCCGGTCCCCTCGTCCTCTCACCTCCTTCCGCGCTCGCACTTCCGCCTCCCTCGGCCAGCTCCTCTGTTAAGCGCCCCCGGTTGCCAGGCATCCCAGTTGCTAGGCACCCCGCTCTCTGCTCGCCGTTCACCTCCGCCCGCCTGTTTAGTTTGGCCACcgccgggcggcggcggcggctttGGGGGCCCAGAGGCCTTCCAGGTAGGAAAGGGCCGGCGGCTGGGCTGGTGCTGCGGGTGGTGcagcgaggaggaggagggcgtCAGGATACGGCCCTCACTTCGTTGAcaaccatttttattttgataaaggtCACCCACcaacatagcaaaaaaaaaaaaaaaaagataccaaagTCATCCTCAGGCTCACTCCCCAGTAAGTATCCTTCcagaatgtgtatatatttaacacTGTTTACGCACCTTCTTTTGATCCTATATTTCCCAGCAATTTCATCATCTGCTTGACGTCATGAAAGAAATGATCATCGTATTTGGAGAGAGCACGTCCCTGGGAGAGGTCACTGAGGTTTTGGAAGTAGTAATGCAAACAATTcgaccatttctttaaaaaggagaaggggggaaaaaattcAACCGTGCCAGGACCGTTTTAGGTATTGGAAAATGTTGATCGTTAATGTACATAACTAATAGGTGAGGCAGGCATGACCCCCATTTTCGccagcaactaaagagcctggcGAGGATGGAAAAGTTTGGTCCCTAGGTCTATCTTCTCTCAGTTACGACTCCACACTGCCTCTAGTGGTGGCGCTGGGCAAGAGGGTGGCAGGGATGCCAGCCTCAGCTTGCCGGCCAGCTGCTCTTCGGAGGGCTGCGGAGAAAGATCCTAGGAGGTGGATGCTCTGACCACCACCGTCTTACCGGcgagaaaacaggctcagaaaagTGAGGAACCCTGTGCCAAGGGTCACATGACTAAGTGGTAGAGCCTGGATCCAAACTCAGGCCGTCTGCTTCAGAGGCTAAGCTCAGGTTTGATAGATGGAGGATAAGAGAAGTCCAACAGGACTCCTCAGTTTTAAAACAACAGTGAgtgttgggggttggggggtggggggcgggtggagGGGAGCGCGTCACAGAGAGAAGAGAGGTTAGAGAACCTAGGACTTGGTAGGCAAGGGGATGATGAGGTTGGTTTTTGAGTAGTTTGAGGTGATTGTCGTGGATCCGGTACTGCAGTCTAGCCGACAGAAATGTGAGTCTGGAACTCTGCAGAGAGACTGAGGTTGGAAACATTTCCAAGACTTCTTtaatcacaaatttttttttccacagaataTTTTCTAAACTCTAATACATGGCTCACAAGCCAGACATGCATGGAAATTTGTGATATAGCTCTTTATGCTAGGATTAACgaagacagaaaaatataaatcccTGGACAAATTGTTAGAAAAAATGATCGGATTTTGGCATAGATATTTGGAAACGTAACCAGAAGAAGTAAACAAATATGGAAGAATGCTGGTGGCTTCGGCACGTATCTCTGACTGTGGTGGCCTTGATGTTCATGACTCCTGAGGCTTCGGCACAtcctgaccagggacagaaggTGTTAGAAGAAAAGGTCAGACAGCTGATGGACTGGACTAAGAGAGACAGAGTGATGAGAATGAATACTGCCGCGTTCAACCATTTTGTATTAGAAAAGCCCAGAAACTATTCCGTTATTGCAATGTTTACTGCTCTCCAGAGGTTTAGATCATGTGCACCGTGCAAACTTGCTGTTGAAGAATTTCAGGTCTTGGCAGGTTCCTGGCAATTCTCCAGTGCATTCAGCAACAAGGTATTTTTTGCTATGCTGGATTTTGATGAAAGCCCTGAGGTCTTTAAAACACTCCAGGTGAAGGGAGGTCCAGTTGTCCTCCATCTTCCTGCTAAAAGTGAATTCACAGCAGATGACATTTATAATTTCCAAGTAAGGGATATCTCTGCGCAGCATATGTTCACATGGGTAGACGACAGAACTGGGAGATGGATGGGCAATTTCACAACCAGACAGCCTATACATTTTCACTATCCCTTCAAGTTAGGGATATCTGTGGCTCTCATCGGTGGACTTGTGTATGTATTGAAATGGAAGAGGACGTTTATTTTTAGCAAAAATTTTTGGGCGGTTTTAGCTCTGTGTTTTGTAATCTTGATGTCATCTGGTCGAATGTGGATTCATATACGAGGAGCCCCGTTTGCTGAAAGCAAAACTCACACAGGACAGACACATTATATTCAAGACACGTATTTCTTTCAGTATGTAGCAGAAATGTACatcatttctctgttttatatGTGCATTACCCTGGGAATGGTGCTGTTAAGTACAGCTGCCACCTCTCGTATGAACATTATAAGGAGGAAGATAATGTCCGTGACTGGTATGTGTCTACTTGTCATCTTCTTCAGTTGGCTGCTTTCTCTCGTCAGACTTAAATATCATGTCTATCCATTCAGAATTCTCATGAATTAAAAAGGCTCCTAGAGATGTTAAACAAGGAagcaagaaacttttttttttaatgtggagacAAAAACATGAAGCGGAAGAATATGAACTCATAACTTCTTTAAGTGATTGAGATTTAGCCAAAGGAGACATGTGGTGCTTTGGTAATAACAAGCtggtttttttccctcaaaatctGTTATGGTATGtatcttctctgttcttctcaATTTTCTCCTCCCAGTAAATGTCATATATTACCTTACTTAGTGAATTCCAATGACTAAGACCCTCAGAGTATATACTTTTTCTCAAAAGAGGACCATGTTTGAAAGTCCCTTAATTAATGCTTTGTCAGCTGATCTTATTCTAATATGAAAAATGTCTTGATAAGGTGTTCATCCAAGTTATGCCTGTAGTGCCTTTCTTGGAGGTGTGTATTTGCACAGCTTACTAAGTGTGCTGCTCCCAGAGCCTTCTCTTTCTTTAGAGTGCACTTCCAGTGTCTAGAGGCAGATAGAGTATCCTTGGTGCTCCATCTTCCAAGTCTTTCCTGCTGAAATACGTTTTTGTGCTTCTTGATGGTTGTAGATATTACAAACTAATTAAATACTGGATTATTTCTCCATGattattaattactttttaaCCGGAAAGGGttcagataaatttttaaaatttttctttcaagaggACAATTTCTAACAAAATAGTAGTTCCTATTTTGGTCTTGCTGTGAGGTTGTTTTCGATTAAATTTAAATCCAAGGGGAAAATAAAGACAATTCAGAGAATGAATGATGATTTTATTCATCCTTTTCTGTTTGGAGGCATGCTAAAATATCAGGTTATTTCCAATATgcagaaatgtaaaatggaaCGTCTTAAAAGTGGTTCTATTTCAGCCTTTTTACCCTTTAAGTGGAAAATCAAAGTACAAATTTGGAGCTCCCCCTCCCCGACTATTTAACCGTTTACCAttcttctattttatatagataaTCAAAGTTAAGTCCTAAATAGTTTATTAATCTTGGCAAATAACAGCAAGTTTGTATTTTACTATTAAACTCTCGTCATCCCTCTGGaaatttctattttagaaaagttagaaCTTTGTGAAAATGTTTTTCAAGCAACAACAATTTAGTGTTACATGAGAAATTTCTGCAGATTTTCAAATTAATACCAAAAGGGTCTTTTTTTGGAgtacaataaatttt from the Bos javanicus breed banteng chromosome 3, ARS-OSU_banteng_1.0, whole genome shotgun sequence genome contains:
- the LOC133244855 gene encoding magnesium transporter protein 1-like, with product MEECWWLRHVSLTVVALMFMTPEASAHPDQGQKVLEEKVRQLMDWTKRDRVMRMNTAAFNHFVLEKPRNYSVIAMFTALQRFRSCAPCKLAVEEFQVLAGSWQFSSAFSNKVFFAMLDFDESPEVFKTLQVKGGPVVLHLPAKSEFTADDIYNFQVRDISAQHMFTWVDDRTGRWMGNFTTRQPIHFHYPFKLGISVALIGGLVYVLKWKRTFIFSKNFWAVLALCFVILMSSGRMWIHIRGAPFAESKTHTGQTHYIQDTYFFQYVAEMYIISLFYMCITLGMVLLSTAATSRMNIIRRKIMSVTGMCLLVIFFSWLLSLVRLKYHVYPFRILMN
- the TEKT2 gene encoding tektin-2: MATLSVKPSPRFRLPDWQTNSYLLSTNAERQRDASHQIRQEARVLRNETNNQTIWDEHDNRTRLAERIDTISRWKEMLDKCLTDLDAEIDALAQMKESAEQNLQAKNLPLDVAIECLTLRESRRDIDVVKDPVEEELHKEVEVIEATKKALQQKISQAFEKLFLLQEARQRLNSDHRGKMETLDIDRGCLSLNLTSPNISLKINPTRVPNGSTSLQQWDDFSRFNKDHGEAEMKKAIELRQAIALTIAETNNELEAQRVATEFAFRKRLREMEKLYSELKWQEKNTLEEIAELHEDIRHLEEDLRRKLQNLKLCHTRLEARTYRPSVELCRDQAQYGLTDEVHQLEATIAALKQKLAQAQDALDALYKHLARLQADIACKANSMLLDTKCMDTRRKLTVPAEKFVPEVDTFTRTTNRTLSPLKTCQLELA